Proteins encoded by one window of Pseudomonas leptonychotis:
- a CDS encoding helix-turn-helix transcriptional regulator — MFNARLIRLDDQAHEHTHDHHQLVLSLAGRAEFEVNGRGGEVCRMRACLVPGDADHQFAGMGANRMLIIDLDEQGTSSEDLQLLTRLFDTPRYPQLDADFQNLLSYAGAELERYGSDPLLPRALGGVLLRALHLRLFGEPQARASGPLNVERLDSYIIKHLARRISVAELAQVACLSPSHFHAQFKDCVGLTPHQYLLKTRLDRAVRLLRESGLPLIRIAEECGFSSQSALTTAMRRYLGLTPKRLRCAE, encoded by the coding sequence ATGTTCAATGCGCGTCTGATTCGTCTTGATGACCAAGCCCACGAACACACTCATGACCATCACCAGCTGGTATTGTCGCTGGCAGGGCGTGCTGAGTTTGAGGTCAATGGTCGTGGGGGCGAGGTGTGTCGCATGCGCGCCTGCTTAGTGCCGGGGGATGCCGATCACCAGTTTGCCGGTATGGGTGCTAACCGCATGTTGATCATTGATCTGGATGAGCAGGGCACCTCCAGTGAAGACCTGCAGCTTCTGACCCGTTTGTTCGATACCCCGCGTTATCCACAACTGGATGCTGATTTTCAAAACCTATTGAGTTATGCCGGTGCAGAACTTGAGCGTTACGGCTCTGACCCGCTGCTGCCCCGTGCGTTGGGGGGGGTATTGCTGCGCGCCTTGCACTTGCGACTGTTCGGTGAGCCCCAGGCACGTGCTAGTGGACCGCTGAACGTGGAGCGACTGGACAGTTACATTATCAAGCACCTGGCGCGGCGCATCAGTGTGGCCGAACTGGCGCAGGTGGCTTGCCTCAGTCCCAGCCATTTTCATGCGCAATTCAAAGACTGTGTCGGTCTGACGCCGCATCAGTACTTACTGAAAACCCGCCTTGACCGTGCCGTGCGCCTGTTGCGCGAGAGCGGCTTACCGCTGATCCGCATTGCTGAAGAGTGTGGTTTTTCCAGTCAGAGCGCCCTGACCACAGCCATGCGCCGCTACCTTGGTCTGACTCCCAAGCGTCTACGCTGCGCCGAATAA
- a CDS encoding protease inhibitor I42 family protein yields MLAPRFTVALSLALLGACAQTPSSVTLEEKQQSQCPLSLQVGQQFILRLPSNPTTGFRWLLRDSAPQVLQSLGPEVYTNPEDAGLVGSAGVSTWRFQVAKAGSGQLALTYERPWEVGVVPAQRFNCTLNAQ; encoded by the coding sequence ATGCTTGCCCCCCGTTTTACAGTGGCGCTCAGCCTTGCACTGCTCGGTGCCTGCGCGCAAACCCCCAGCAGTGTCACCTTGGAAGAGAAGCAACAAAGCCAATGTCCGCTGTCGCTGCAGGTCGGCCAACAATTTATTCTGCGCCTGCCCAGTAACCCCACCACCGGCTTTCGTTGGCTGCTGCGCGACTCCGCCCCACAAGTACTGCAAAGCCTCGGACCTGAGGTTTATACCAACCCGGAAGACGCCGGCCTGGTGGGCAGCGCCGGGGTTTCCACCTGGCGTTTTCAGGTGGCCAAGGCCGGCTCAGGCCAACTCGCCCTGACCTATGAACGCCCATGGGAAGTCGGTGTAGTGCCCGCGCAACGGTTTAATTGCACACTTAACGCGCAGTAA
- the cmoA gene encoding carboxy-S-adenosyl-L-methionine synthase CmoA → MPGFIDQCATNVSKQPDRLFAQPLAQVPDFAFNEDVVRVFPDMIKRSVPGYPTIVENIGVLAGQFAQPHSVLYDLGSSLGAVTQALRRHVQIDDCRVIAVDNSSAMVERCREYLHAQDSMFQELLPVEVIEADILNLELQPTSLVALNFTLQFIQPEQRLTLLTRIRQALLPGGALILSEKLRFEDNQQHELLGELHIAFKRANGYSELEIAQKRSAIEKVMLPDSLEQHRERLLAAGFSQVVPWFQCLNFASLIALP, encoded by the coding sequence ATGCCGGGCTTTATCGATCAGTGCGCAACCAACGTGAGCAAACAGCCCGACCGTCTTTTCGCCCAACCCCTGGCCCAGGTCCCTGACTTCGCCTTTAACGAGGACGTGGTGCGGGTCTTTCCGGACATGATCAAACGCTCGGTACCGGGTTACCCGACCATTGTCGAGAACATCGGCGTGCTGGCCGGCCAGTTCGCCCAACCGCACAGCGTGCTCTATGACCTCGGCAGCTCGCTGGGTGCGGTGACCCAAGCCCTGCGCCGGCATGTGCAGATCGACGATTGCCGAGTCATCGCGGTGGACAACTCCAGCGCCATGGTCGAACGCTGCCGCGAGTACCTGCACGCGCAGGACTCGATGTTTCAGGAGCTATTGCCCGTCGAGGTGATCGAAGCCGATATCCTCAACCTAGAGCTGCAGCCCACCTCTTTGGTGGCGCTGAACTTCACCCTGCAATTTATTCAACCCGAACAGCGCCTCACGCTGCTCACCCGGATTCGCCAGGCCTTGCTACCCGGCGGGGCATTAATTCTTTCGGAGAAGTTGCGCTTCGAGGATAACCAGCAACATGAGTTACTGGGCGAGCTACACATCGCCTTCAAGCGCGCCAACGGCTACAGCGAACTGGAAATTGCCCAGAAACGCAGCGCCATCGAAAAAGTCATGCTTCCCGATAGCCTTGAGCAACACCGCGAACGCTTGCTGGCCGCAGGATTCAGCCAGGTGGTGCCGTGGTTCCAGTGCCTTAATTTCGCCTCATTGATTGCCCTGCCATGA
- the cmoB gene encoding tRNA 5-methoxyuridine(34)/uridine 5-oxyacetic acid(34) synthase CmoB, with amino-acid sequence MINRLDLDALQAALAGTPLQDWSADLPGQIDAKLAIGHGDLQRWYGAVQALPALDIKQLDLLHSFCLNGHCDEPTRAALKTALQGLIPWRKGPFHLFDVHVDTEWRSDWKWQRVAPYLDLKGKRVLDVGCGNGYYMWRMLGAGADSVVGIDPNWLFLCQFLAMKNYLPDLPAWHLPLAFEELPGKLQGFDTVFSMGVLYHRRSPIDHLIDLKDCLVKDGELVLETLVVEGDAQQVLVPEDRYAQMRNVWFLPSVPALELWLLRAGFVDVRCVDVSTTSVDEQRSTEWMRFQSLPEFLDPADHSRTVEGLPAPSRAVLIARKP; translated from the coding sequence ATGATTAATCGTCTTGATCTCGACGCCCTGCAAGCGGCACTTGCCGGCACGCCACTGCAAGACTGGTCCGCCGACTTACCCGGGCAAATCGACGCCAAACTGGCGATCGGCCACGGTGACTTACAACGCTGGTACGGCGCGGTGCAGGCGCTACCCGCACTGGACATCAAGCAGCTGGATTTACTGCACAGCTTCTGCCTCAACGGCCACTGCGATGAGCCTACGCGCGCCGCGCTGAAAACCGCGTTACAGGGCCTGATCCCTTGGCGCAAAGGGCCGTTTCATCTGTTTGACGTACACGTCGACACCGAATGGCGCTCGGACTGGAAGTGGCAACGGGTTGCCCCTTATTTGGACTTGAAGGGCAAACGCGTACTGGATGTCGGCTGCGGCAATGGCTACTACATGTGGCGCATGCTTGGCGCCGGCGCAGACAGCGTAGTCGGCATCGACCCCAACTGGCTGTTTCTCTGCCAGTTCCTGGCCATGAAAAACTACCTCCCCGACCTACCGGCCTGGCACCTACCGCTGGCGTTCGAGGAGCTGCCGGGCAAGCTGCAAGGCTTCGATACGGTGTTTTCCATGGGCGTGCTGTACCACCGCCGCTCGCCTATCGATCACCTGATTGATCTCAAGGATTGCCTGGTCAAAGACGGCGAGCTGGTGCTGGAAACCTTGGTGGTGGAAGGCGATGCTCAGCAGGTGCTGGTGCCAGAAGATCGCTACGCACAGATGCGCAACGTTTGGTTCCTGCCTTCGGTACCGGCCTTGGAGTTGTGGCTGCTCCGCGCCGGCTTTGTCGATGTGCGCTGTGTGGATGTCAGCACCACCAGTGTTGACGAACAGCGCTCGACTGAATGGATGCGTTTCCAGTCGCTGCCTGAGTTTCTCGACCCGGCTGACCATAGCCGTACCGTCGAAGGCCTGCCTGCGCCGAGCCGCGCAGTGCTGATCGCCCGCAAACCCTGA
- the pdxJ gene encoding pyridoxine 5'-phosphate synthase, with protein sequence MTDANRILLGVNIDHVATLRQARGTRYPDPVKAALDAEEAGADGITVHLREDRRHIQERDVRLLKEVMQTRMNFEMGVTEEMLAFAESIRPEHVCLVPETRQELTTEGGLDVAGQEARIRAAVERLSKIGCEVSLFIDPDAQQIEASKRVGAPAIELHTGRYADAHSPEEAARELARIRDGVACGLAHGLIVNAGHGLHYHNVEPVAAIAGINELNIGHALVAHALFVGFKQAVVEMKQLIVAASGRG encoded by the coding sequence GTGACTGATGCCAATCGTATTCTGCTGGGAGTAAACATCGACCATGTGGCCACTTTGCGCCAGGCCCGTGGCACCCGTTATCCAGATCCAGTCAAGGCCGCGCTGGACGCTGAAGAGGCTGGTGCCGATGGAATTACCGTGCACCTGCGTGAAGACCGTCGGCATATCCAGGAGCGTGATGTGCGCCTGCTCAAGGAGGTTATGCAGACGCGGATGAACTTCGAGATGGGCGTCACCGAAGAGATGCTCGCATTTGCTGAAAGTATCCGTCCTGAACATGTGTGCCTGGTGCCGGAAACTCGTCAGGAATTGACCACCGAGGGTGGCCTTGATGTGGCTGGGCAGGAAGCGCGGATTCGCGCCGCGGTTGAGCGCCTGAGCAAAATCGGTTGTGAGGTGTCGCTGTTTATCGACCCTGATGCGCAGCAGATTGAGGCGTCCAAACGCGTGGGTGCGCCGGCTATTGAGTTGCATACCGGTCGTTATGCCGATGCGCACAGCCCTGAAGAGGCGGCGCGTGAATTGGCGCGGATTCGCGACGGTGTAGCGTGCGGTTTAGCCCATGGTTTGATCGTCAATGCCGGCCATGGCCTGCATTACCACAACGTCGAGCCGGTGGCGGCGATTGCCGGGATCAACGAGCTGAACATCGGTCACGCGTTGGTGGCGCATGCGCTGTTTGTTGGTTTCAAACAGGCGGTGGTGGAGATGAAACAGTTGATAGTTGCGGCTTCGGGGCGCGGCTAA
- the recO gene encoding DNA repair protein RecO: protein MLADSQPAYVLHSRAYRESSALVDFLTPQGRLRAVLRGARGKAGSLARPFIPLEVEFRGRGELKNVGRLEPAGIPNLLVGEALFSGIYLNELLIRLLPAEAPHPAVFEHYAMTVLALAEGRALEPLLRSFEWRLLDELGYGFALNLDSEGQPIAETGLYRLQTETGLVPVGHLQPGVFHGIELLAMAEADWTTPGALAAAKRLMRQALAPHLGGRPLVSRELFMTLKEPNRD from the coding sequence ATGCTTGCAGACAGTCAGCCTGCCTATGTACTGCACAGCCGCGCTTACCGTGAAAGCAGTGCGCTAGTGGACTTCCTCACGCCCCAGGGGCGGTTGCGCGCAGTGTTGCGTGGCGCGCGCGGTAAAGCCGGTAGCCTGGCGCGGCCGTTTATTCCGCTGGAAGTTGAGTTTCGAGGGCGTGGCGAACTGAAAAACGTTGGCCGCCTTGAGCCTGCTGGTATCCCCAATCTGTTGGTTGGTGAGGCCCTGTTCAGTGGTATCTACCTTAACGAATTGCTGATTCGCTTACTCCCTGCTGAAGCGCCGCATCCGGCCGTCTTTGAACATTACGCCATGACAGTATTGGCCTTGGCTGAAGGTCGTGCCTTGGAGCCGTTGCTGCGTTCTTTTGAGTGGCGTTTGCTGGATGAGCTGGGCTATGGTTTTGCCCTGAATCTGGACAGCGAAGGCCAACCCATCGCCGAAACAGGCCTGTATCGACTGCAAACCGAAACCGGCTTGGTGCCGGTTGGGCATTTGCAACCTGGGGTTTTTCACGGGATCGAGTTGCTGGCCATGGCTGAGGCCGACTGGACAACGCCGGGTGCTTTGGCCGCTGCCAAGCGCCTGATGCGTCAGGCCTTGGCTCCTCATTTAGGCGGACGACCGCTGGTCAGCCGCGAACTGTTTATGACGCTCAAGGAGCCGAACCGTGACTGA
- the era gene encoding GTPase Era, whose protein sequence is MTDLPVTRCGYVAIVGRPNVGKSTLLNHILGQKLAITSRKPQTTRHNMLGIKTEGEVQAIYVDTPGLHKNNEKALNRYMNKNASSALKDVDVVIFVVDRTRWTDEDQMVLERIQYVEGPVILAINKTDRVEDKADLMPHLEWLATQLPNAEIVPVSAQHGHNLDTLEKLVGERLPEGVHFFPEDQVTDRSSRFFAAELVREKIMRQLGAELPYQITVEIEEFKRDGRILHIHALILVERDGQKKIIIGDKGERIKRIGQEARKDMEVMFDSKIMLNLWVKVKSGWSDDERALRSLGYDNI, encoded by the coding sequence ATGACTGATTTACCTGTTACACGCTGTGGCTATGTCGCCATCGTCGGCCGGCCCAACGTGGGTAAGTCGACCTTGCTTAACCACATCCTTGGGCAGAAGCTGGCAATCACTTCGCGCAAGCCGCAAACCACGCGGCATAACATGCTCGGGATCAAGACCGAGGGTGAGGTGCAAGCGATCTATGTCGACACCCCTGGCCTGCACAAGAACAACGAGAAAGCCCTCAATCGTTATATGAACAAGAACGCCTCGTCGGCGCTGAAAGATGTCGACGTGGTGATCTTTGTGGTCGATCGCACCCGTTGGACCGATGAAGACCAGATGGTACTGGAACGTATTCAATACGTTGAGGGCCCGGTGATTCTGGCGATCAACAAAACCGATCGCGTTGAGGATAAGGCTGATCTGATGCCGCATCTGGAGTGGCTGGCTACCCAGTTGCCAAATGCTGAGATCGTGCCGGTATCGGCCCAGCATGGGCATAACCTCGATACTCTGGAAAAACTGGTGGGCGAGCGCTTGCCGGAAGGCGTGCATTTCTTCCCGGAAGATCAGGTCACCGACCGTTCCAGCCGTTTCTTCGCCGCCGAGCTGGTTCGTGAAAAGATCATGCGTCAGCTGGGGGCCGAGTTGCCGTACCAAATCACCGTGGAAATTGAGGAATTCAAGCGTGATGGACGCATCCTGCATATCCATGCGCTGATTCTGGTTGAGCGTGACGGGCAGAAGAAGATCATCATTGGCGACAAGGGCGAGCGCATCAAGCGCATCGGCCAAGAGGCGCGCAAGGATATGGAAGTGATGTTCGACTCCAAAATCATGCTCAACCTCTGGGTTAAGGTCAAAAGTGGCTGGTCGGACGATGAGCGCGCCTTGCGCTCGCTTGGTTACGACAACATCTAA
- the rnc gene encoding ribonuclease III, which yields MSASLARLERRLGYTFKDQELMILALTHRSFAGRNNERLEFLGDAILNFVAGEALFQRFPLAREGQLSRLRARLVKGETLAILARGFDLGEYLRLGSGELKSGGFRRESILADALEALIGAIYLDTGMDAARERVLAWLTTELDSLTLVDTNKDPKTRLQEFLQSRGCELPRYDVADIQGDPHCRTFVVECQVTLLNDKTLGQGASRRIAEQVAAAAALIALGVENGND from the coding sequence GTGAGTGCATCGTTAGCCCGTCTCGAGCGGCGGCTCGGTTATACCTTTAAGGACCAGGAACTGATGATTCTGGCCCTAACTCACCGCAGTTTTGCTGGGCGCAATAATGAGCGCCTAGAGTTTCTCGGTGATGCCATCCTCAACTTTGTGGCCGGCGAAGCGCTGTTCCAGCGCTTTCCGCTGGCGCGCGAAGGGCAGTTGTCGCGGTTGCGTGCACGCTTGGTCAAGGGCGAAACCCTGGCGATTCTGGCCCGTGGTTTTGATCTGGGTGAGTACCTACGTCTTGGTTCCGGCGAGTTGAAGAGCGGCGGTTTTCGTCGCGAGTCGATTCTTGCTGATGCACTTGAGGCCCTGATCGGGGCTATATATCTGGACACCGGTATGGACGCGGCCCGCGAGCGAGTGCTGGCTTGGTTGACCACCGAGTTGGACAGTTTGACCTTGGTCGACACCAACAAGGATCCGAAAACCCGGTTGCAGGAATTTCTGCAATCGCGCGGCTGTGAGCTGCCGCGCTATGACGTGGCGGATATCCAGGGTGATCCGCATTGCCGGACATTTGTGGTCGAGTGCCAGGTCACCTTATTGAATGATAAAACCCTAGGGCAGGGTGCTAGCCGGCGTATTGCCGAGCAGGTGGCAGCCGCTGCCGCGCTGATCGCCCTAGGTGTGGAGAATGGCAATGACTGA
- a CDS encoding DUF4845 domain-containing protein, with amino-acid sequence MKSAHSQKGISILGWLMMLTVVAFFASAAFKVLPHYFDNMALEKMITSVETDKALDVRTVGDFYSHISKGMQVNSIRDLNMQDAIKVKVENNEFRVHLKYEKREPLIQNIDLVVRFDKEFRVRMP; translated from the coding sequence ATGAAATCTGCGCATTCACAGAAGGGAATATCGATTCTTGGTTGGTTGATGATGCTGACTGTTGTTGCTTTTTTTGCCAGCGCAGCATTCAAGGTGCTGCCGCATTATTTCGATAATATGGCGCTGGAAAAAATGATTACCTCTGTTGAGACTGATAAAGCGCTCGATGTTCGAACAGTTGGCGACTTCTATAGCCATATCAGCAAGGGGATGCAGGTCAACAGCATCCGAGATTTGAATATGCAGGACGCGATTAAAGTAAAAGTCGAAAACAACGAATTTCGTGTACACCTGAAGTACGAAAAACGCGAACCCTTAATCCAAAATATCGATCTGGTAGTGCGTTTCGATAAAGAATTCCGCGTGCGTATGCCGTGA
- the lepB gene encoding signal peptidase I: MSINFPLLLVIAVAVCGALALFDLIFLAPRRRAAISTYHGQVSEPDEAVVDRLNKEPLLVEYGKSFFPVLAIVLVLRSFLVEPFQIPSGSMKPTLEVGDFILVNKFAYGIRLPVLDTKVIEVGEPQRGDVMVFRYPSDPNINYIKRVVGLAGDRIAYSSDKRLTINGESVAQQLIGDEPGSLGSATLYSEKLGEAEHQIRKEMQRYRLEPGGEWVVPQGHFFMMGDNRDNSNDSRYWNDPSIPKPLLGMVPDQNIVGKAFAIWMSWPDPKSRNLPNFSRVGLIH; encoded by the coding sequence ATGTCGATCAATTTTCCGCTGTTACTGGTTATCGCGGTCGCCGTCTGTGGCGCCCTGGCGTTGTTCGATTTGATCTTTCTGGCCCCGCGCCGGCGAGCAGCGATCAGTACCTATCACGGTCAGGTCAGCGAGCCTGATGAGGCGGTGGTTGATCGTCTGAATAAAGAACCTCTGTTGGTCGAGTACGGCAAGTCGTTCTTTCCGGTGCTGGCGATTGTGCTGGTGTTGCGTTCGTTTTTGGTCGAGCCTTTTCAGATTCCATCCGGCTCGATGAAACCGACTCTGGAAGTGGGTGATTTCATTCTGGTTAACAAGTTTGCCTACGGCATTCGTTTGCCCGTGTTGGACACCAAAGTGATTGAAGTCGGTGAGCCACAGCGTGGTGATGTGATGGTGTTTCGCTATCCCAGCGATCCTAACATCAACTACATCAAGCGGGTGGTGGGCTTGGCCGGCGACCGTATTGCTTACAGCAGTGACAAACGCCTTACCATCAATGGCGAGTCTGTGGCTCAGCAGTTGATTGGCGACGAACCTGGCAGCCTGGGCAGCGCGACGCTGTATAGCGAAAAACTTGGTGAAGCAGAGCACCAGATTCGTAAGGAGATGCAGCGTTATCGGCTTGAGCCGGGTGGTGAGTGGGTGGTGCCGCAAGGGCATTTCTTCATGATGGGCGATAACCGCGATAACTCTAATGACAGTCGCTACTGGAATGATCCTTCCATTCCCAAGCCGCTGCTGGGCATGGTCCCGGATCAGAATATCGTTGGCAAAGCCTTTGCTATCTGGATGAGCTGGCCCGATCCGAAGTCGCGGAACTTGCCCAACTTTTCCCGCGTCGGCCTGATTCACTGA